In one Leptospiraceae bacterium genomic region, the following are encoded:
- a CDS encoding efflux RND transporter permease subunit, translating into MLSRISIQNPVFAWMLMLALILLGAISYKRLGISENPDIDFPVINLAFTLEGASPEIMESDIVDYVEEALIPIEGLIEIRSSSRRGLANVTLELELSRDVDVAIQEIQSRLSAVMNKLPPEMDPPVITKRNPEDYPIMWLAVTTDKSLKDLSMFIKDYLRDRIQIVPGVGDMIYGGYLERNIRIWLDPLKLKQYEITPDDVLNTLSEQNIEIPAGRLENKKKEISVRSLGNVPTVEEIQKIYINTRRGVPVYRNIRLSSVGEIEDGLEDVRRISRFNGKTAMSLGVRKIRGANTVEVARAVKKKLEDLKKELPPGFHIDIASDNSTYVEEAIGELQFTIFLAVLFTAFVCRIFLGNFSSTVNILFSIPTSLIGGLFFIYLAGFTLNTFTFLALTLATGIVVDDSIMVLENITRHKESGKDKVSASLDGAKQVSLAALASTLSIAAIFMPVAFMPGVIGKYFLEFGLTVSVTVLLSLFEALTFTPMRSSQFLKTADESNAFDRTMSRFLNYSENRYRRALYFTLKYPVLTLILTFSVFFLSFYYYPHVKKEFSPSRDISKLFIRARLPVGTSIEKTDEEMKKIEAYLAKNQAVDKVFMAVGGFNGGEVNTAMFFVSLKDKDKRPINPNTRKNWTQGELIALFRKELNSLNPSMKAFIQDLSLRGFSSGRGFPVELSLSGPDWEKLAEYSEILKKEFIKQQVLLDVDTDYEEGQPEIKIIPDRKKAAEFGVSMANIGTTLNALIGSRKAGKFTENGKNYDIRVGMKTGTKGLSGKDIELVSLRNNYGEIVNLKELVTLKKEDAIQVITRLNRSRSITFFANPGKGKSQEESIEQALELARKILPKAYILERTGNAKGTEDAFKSLIYAMVLGTLISYMILASQFNSFKYPFIILLSMPFSFTGAIAALYHSGYSLNVYSFIGFILLLGIVKKNSILLVEFSRQKEEEGKSTLRSLLCACPQRLRPILMTSLSSLAAAIPAALALGPGAETRIPMAISIIGGILFSTLLTLFIVPITYKLMSKK; encoded by the coding sequence ATGTTATCCCGTATATCAATTCAAAACCCGGTTTTTGCCTGGATGCTAATGCTGGCTTTAATTCTTTTGGGAGCTATTTCTTATAAGCGGCTGGGAATTTCCGAAAACCCGGATATCGATTTCCCGGTAATCAACCTTGCTTTTACCCTCGAAGGAGCTTCTCCGGAGATCATGGAATCCGATATTGTGGATTATGTGGAGGAAGCTTTAATACCTATCGAAGGGCTCATCGAGATTCGTTCCAGTTCCAGGAGGGGGCTTGCCAATGTTACCCTCGAATTAGAATTATCGCGTGACGTAGATGTTGCTATACAGGAAATCCAATCGCGGCTATCGGCTGTGATGAATAAATTACCACCGGAAATGGATCCACCGGTTATCACCAAGCGTAACCCGGAAGACTATCCTATTATGTGGCTTGCGGTTACTACAGATAAAAGTTTAAAAGATCTCTCTATGTTTATCAAAGATTACCTGCGGGATAGAATCCAAATTGTGCCCGGAGTTGGAGATATGATCTACGGAGGTTATCTCGAAAGAAATATTCGCATCTGGTTGGATCCCCTAAAACTAAAACAATACGAGATTACCCCGGATGATGTTTTAAATACATTAAGCGAACAGAATATAGAGATTCCTGCCGGTAGGTTAGAAAATAAGAAAAAAGAAATCTCGGTTCGAAGTCTCGGTAACGTTCCGACAGTAGAGGAAATTCAAAAGATTTATATCAACACAAGAAGAGGAGTTCCGGTTTACCGAAACATCCGACTTTCGAGTGTAGGAGAAATTGAAGACGGACTCGAAGACGTCAGGCGAATTTCCCGTTTTAACGGTAAGACCGCTATGAGTCTCGGAGTTAGAAAAATTCGGGGAGCCAATACAGTAGAAGTGGCAAGAGCGGTGAAGAAGAAGTTAGAAGATCTAAAAAAAGAACTTCCTCCCGGTTTTCATATCGATATAGCCAGCGATAATTCAACTTATGTAGAAGAAGCTATCGGAGAACTGCAATTTACTATTTTTTTAGCCGTGCTATTTACTGCCTTTGTTTGCCGGATCTTTTTAGGTAATTTTTCTTCTACGGTAAATATTCTGTTTTCCATTCCGACTTCTCTTATCGGTGGACTTTTCTTTATATATTTAGCTGGATTTACACTCAACACATTTACTTTTCTTGCCCTCACTCTGGCTACAGGTATTGTAGTGGATGATTCCATTATGGTTTTAGAAAACATCACAAGGCATAAGGAATCGGGAAAAGACAAGGTAAGTGCTTCTCTCGATGGAGCCAAACAGGTGAGCCTCGCTGCCCTTGCTTCCACACTTTCCATTGCAGCCATATTTATGCCGGTAGCTTTTATGCCGGGGGTTATCGGAAAATACTTCTTAGAATTCGGGCTTACTGTTTCGGTTACCGTGCTTCTTTCCTTATTCGAAGCCCTGACTTTTACTCCCATGCGTTCTTCTCAGTTTTTAAAAACAGCCGATGAATCCAATGCCTTCGATAGAACCATGTCTCGCTTCCTAAATTATTCAGAAAATCGATACCGCAGGGCTCTGTATTTCACACTGAAATACCCGGTTCTAACCCTGATTCTTACTTTCTCTGTCTTCTTTCTTTCCTTTTATTACTATCCGCATGTAAAAAAAGAATTTAGTCCCTCAAGAGATATTAGCAAACTCTTTATTAGAGCACGCTTACCTGTAGGTACTTCCATAGAAAAAACAGATGAGGAAATGAAAAAAATTGAAGCTTACCTGGCAAAGAATCAGGCGGTCGATAAAGTTTTTATGGCAGTAGGGGGCTTTAATGGAGGAGAAGTGAATACGGCCATGTTTTTTGTCTCTTTAAAAGACAAGGACAAAAGACCCATCAATCCGAATACTCGGAAGAACTGGACTCAGGGAGAGCTAATCGCTCTTTTTAGAAAAGAGTTAAATTCTTTAAATCCTTCTATGAAAGCTTTTATCCAGGATTTATCCCTCAGGGGATTTTCCAGCGGAAGAGGTTTCCCGGTAGAGCTTTCTTTAAGCGGACCGGACTGGGAAAAGCTTGCAGAATATTCTGAAATACTAAAAAAGGAATTTATAAAGCAACAGGTGCTTTTGGATGTAGATACAGACTATGAAGAAGGACAACCTGAGATAAAAATAATTCCGGATAGAAAAAAAGCAGCCGAATTTGGTGTGAGCATGGCCAACATAGGCACTACTTTAAATGCCCTTATCGGTAGTCGAAAAGCCGGTAAATTTACAGAGAACGGTAAAAACTATGATATTCGCGTGGGCATGAAAACCGGTACAAAAGGTTTAAGCGGAAAGGATATAGAGCTTGTAAGTTTAAGAAATAACTATGGAGAAATTGTTAACCTGAAAGAGCTGGTAACCTTAAAGAAAGAAGATGCAATACAGGTTATCACCAGGCTGAATCGTTCTCGCTCGATTACCTTCTTTGCCAATCCGGGTAAGGGAAAAAGTCAGGAAGAATCTATTGAGCAGGCTTTAGAGCTGGCCAGGAAGATTTTACCCAAAGCTTATATACTCGAAAGAACCGGAAATGCTAAGGGCACCGAAGATGCTTTTAAAAGTCTGATTTATGCTATGGTTTTAGGTACGCTTATTTCTTACATGATTCTTGCGAGCCAGTTCAATAGTTTTAAGTATCCTTTTATCATTCTTTTATCTATGCCCTTTAGTTTTACGGGTGCTATAGCAGCACTTTATCATAGCGGATATTCTTTGAACGTTTACAGTTTCATAGGCTTCATTTTGCTTTTAGGGATTGTAAAGAAAAACTCCATCCTACTGGTAGAGTTTAGCCGCCAAAAAGAAGAAGAAGGCAAAAGCACCCTTCGCTCCCTGTTATGCGCCTGTCCCCAGAGGCTTCGTCCCATTCTCATGACTTCCTTAAGTTCTCTGGCGGCAGCTATCCCGGCAGCCCTGGCCCTCGGACCGGGTGCAGAAACGCGTATCCCGATGGCCATTTCTATTATCGGGGGAATTCTATTTTCCACCTTACTCACTCTCTTTATTGTTCCTATAACCTACAAATTAATGAGCAAGAAGTAG
- a CDS encoding transposase yields the protein MPAKNELHARVDLSADGLYQTIREEFSKIPDHRVNPSISLTDALMSAFAIFSQKNASLLEFEREKVKNKNLQSIYKIQEIPSDTQMREIVDEVSTGAFRKIYKNLFSKLQRGKVLESYRVLDDYYILSGDGTGFFSSEKIHCKSCLVKNKKSGTLYQHMMYGACIVHPDKKEVIPLMFEPITNEDGKTKNDCELNASKRFIEDFRREHPHLKTIFVEDSLFSNAPHIELLKEKNLSFIIGAKEKNHKHLYNQLDKLQELKKTEQFCIEKDRFSHYFSFTNQISLNETSELKVNVLEYKQVDKKEHMIAFSWVTDIEITKENAYELMRIARARWKIENETFNTLKNQGYHFEHNYGHGSKNLSNNFATLMILAFLVDQIQQSSCALFRKALGTFHAKRLFWQKIRNLFEIFEFSSMEQLFQAIAYGFKANISIGENSS from the coding sequence ATGCCAGCCAAAAACGAGTTACACGCACGGGTAGATTTATCAGCAGATGGACTTTATCAAACAATTCGGGAAGAATTTTCTAAAATCCCGGACCACAGAGTCAATCCTTCGATTTCCCTAACAGATGCTTTGATGTCAGCCTTTGCTATCTTTTCTCAAAAGAACGCATCGCTTCTTGAGTTTGAAAGAGAAAAAGTGAAGAATAAAAATCTTCAAAGTATATACAAGATTCAAGAGATACCCTCTGACACTCAAATGAGAGAAATTGTTGATGAAGTTTCAACAGGAGCTTTCAGGAAAATATATAAAAACCTTTTTTCAAAACTTCAGCGTGGCAAGGTTCTCGAATCTTATCGTGTCCTTGATGATTATTATATTCTTTCCGGAGACGGAACCGGATTCTTCTCCTCAGAGAAAATTCATTGTAAATCCTGTCTTGTAAAGAATAAGAAAAGTGGAACTCTCTACCAGCATATGATGTATGGTGCCTGTATTGTGCATCCGGATAAGAAAGAAGTTATCCCTCTTATGTTTGAACCTATTACAAACGAAGATGGGAAAACAAAAAATGACTGTGAGTTAAACGCCTCTAAACGATTTATTGAAGATTTTAGAAGAGAGCATCCTCATTTAAAAACAATATTTGTAGAGGATTCTCTGTTTTCAAATGCTCCCCACATTGAATTACTGAAAGAGAAGAATCTATCCTTTATCATAGGTGCAAAAGAAAAAAATCACAAACACCTTTACAATCAACTTGATAAGCTACAGGAATTAAAAAAGACAGAGCAATTCTGTATAGAGAAAGATAGATTTTCTCATTACTTTTCTTTTACAAACCAAATTTCTTTAAATGAGACTTCAGAACTCAAAGTCAATGTTCTTGAGTATAAGCAGGTTGATAAAAAAGAGCATATGATTGCTTTTAGCTGGGTTACAGATATTGAAATTACAAAAGAAAATGCTTATGAATTGATGCGAATCGCGAGAGCACGATGGAAGATAGAAAATGAAACCTTCAATACTCTGAAAAATCAGGGTTATCACTTTGAACACAATTATGGACATGGCAGTAAGAATTTGTCTAATAACTTTGCAACTCTTATGATACTTGCTTTTCTTGTAGATCAGATCCAACAATCAAGCTGTGCATTATTTCGAAAAGCACTTGGAACTTTTCATGCAAAAAGATTGTTCTGGCAAAAGATAAGAAACTTGTTTGAAATATTTGAATTTTCATCTATGGAGCAACTATTCCAGGCTATTGCTTATGGATTTAAAGCAAATATTTCTATAGGAGAAAATTCATCATAG
- a CDS encoding Rieske (2Fe-2S) protein, giving the protein MPAQVQAIFDEKVYESFPCKPKNLSLICLLQAKRELLLNFLFPGRKKRKKSKIYITSVDEVKQGESYTFVAPGGEKYLLTNTGSGINPYIAFSSRCPHLGCKVHWEDKNNRYFCPCHGGAFDTSGKATEGPPKKAEQSLKALELVIEGGAIYALIETT; this is encoded by the coding sequence ATCCCTGCACAGGTACAAGCGATTTTTGATGAAAAAGTTTACGAAAGCTTTCCCTGTAAACCCAAAAATCTTAGCCTTATCTGCCTGTTACAAGCAAAGCGGGAATTGCTGCTGAACTTTCTTTTCCCGGGAAGGAAAAAACGCAAAAAATCTAAAATTTATATCACCTCAGTGGATGAGGTAAAGCAGGGTGAAAGCTATACTTTTGTTGCTCCCGGTGGGGAAAAATACCTCCTTACTAATACAGGAAGTGGTATAAATCCTTATATAGCTTTTTCGAGTCGCTGTCCACATCTCGGTTGCAAGGTGCACTGGGAAGATAAAAACAACAGGTATTTTTGTCCCTGTCACGGAGGTGCCTTTGATACCAGCGGAAAAGCTACCGAGGGTCCTCCTAAAAAAGCCGAACAAAGTTTAAAGGCACTGGAACTTGTAATCGAGGGGGGAGCGATTTACGCTCTGATAGAAACTACATGA
- a CDS encoding cytochrome bc complex cytochrome b subunit, with translation MKALKNWFQERIPLDPESLKELGSEPVPGHLKHWWWCLGGTPAYLFLVQVATGIMLSFYYNPGQETSYESVKHITEVVPYGWYIRSIHRWASNFMVIAVILHMMRVFFTGGYRKPREINWMIGVSLLIVTLIFGFSGYSLIYEQLSYWGLTVAGNITESVPAIGPMIADFMRAGSKIGKETLSRMFVIHIGVLPTVMFILLGVHIMFIRLLGVTEFKFEKEENKPKTFPFFPDHLLSEIALGVSLMFFITILSVIFPIGLEEKANPLVTPPHIKPEWYFYFTFRWLKLTSLTFAVLSLGAGAFMLMMWPLIDNFFRRKNKNRELSIFLGIVGVVVLVVMTVWEAIVLHYSH, from the coding sequence ATGAAAGCATTAAAAAATTGGTTTCAAGAACGAATTCCTCTTGACCCGGAGTCACTGAAAGAGCTGGGTTCGGAGCCTGTGCCGGGGCATTTAAAACACTGGTGGTGGTGTCTGGGGGGAACTCCTGCCTATCTCTTTCTGGTTCAGGTAGCCACAGGGATTATGTTGTCTTTTTATTATAACCCGGGGCAGGAAACTTCCTATGAAAGTGTGAAGCATATTACAGAAGTAGTTCCCTACGGGTGGTATATCCGAAGCATTCACCGCTGGGCATCTAACTTCATGGTGATAGCTGTTATTTTGCACATGATGAGAGTTTTCTTTACCGGTGGCTATCGTAAACCGAGAGAAATCAACTGGATGATAGGAGTAAGTCTATTAATCGTTACTCTAATATTTGGATTTTCCGGTTATTCTCTTATTTATGAGCAGCTATCCTACTGGGGGCTTACAGTGGCCGGTAATATCACCGAATCAGTCCCGGCCATAGGGCCTATGATAGCTGACTTTATGCGTGCCGGTTCAAAAATCGGAAAAGAAACTCTTTCCCGAATGTTTGTGATTCACATCGGTGTATTACCAACCGTGATGTTTATTCTTCTCGGTGTGCATATCATGTTCATTCGCTTATTAGGAGTAACCGAGTTTAAGTTTGAAAAAGAAGAAAATAAACCCAAAACTTTTCCCTTCTTTCCCGATCATTTGCTTTCGGAAATAGCCCTGGGAGTAAGCCTTATGTTTTTTATCACGATTTTGTCTGTGATATTCCCTATCGGTCTTGAAGAGAAAGCCAATCCTCTGGTAACGCCGCCACATATTAAGCCGGAATGGTATTTCTATTTTACTTTTCGCTGGTTAAAGCTTACCTCTCTAACCTTTGCTGTCTTAAGCCTCGGAGCCGGAGCGTTTATGCTAATGATGTGGCCTTTGATTGATAACTTCTTTAGAAGAAAAAATAAAAACCGCGAACTAAGCATTTTTTTGGGTATTGTTGGGGTTGTTGTGCTTGTTGTCATGACAGTATGGGAAGCCATTGTTTTACATTATAGTCATTAA
- a CDS encoding hydroxylamine oxidoreductase, translating into MSLNTKKVVVAVLSIFFMLSLLIVAWIEGGRNRVLDHPNAVVTSENKDCVSCHTTKTPGIVGQWKESKHSQSGVGCYNCHKADKGDKDAFEHEGKTIATIVSPKDCSNCHPKEYKEFQDSHHSDAGKILGSLDNVLAEVVEGFTEFNEKGEKTKESPAAVSGCLQCHGSEIKVLANGKLDPATWPNTGIGRLNPDGSRGACSACHMRHNFSMAQSRQPENCGRCHMGPDHPQLEIYNESKHGIAFTANRERFVKGMNEREWLPGTHYEQGPTCSSCHMGATKDLPITHDVGARISWTLRPPVSEKIDEGAKKSGKTVKTWENRRKDMEKVCKSCHGDEWIANWYKQFDNLVELYNGKFGKPATELYNMIRSGGLISADVTFDDKIEFTYFFLWHHEGRRARHGAAMMGPDYTQWHGMYEVADRFYHEFIPELKEVIEKGKRSGKAAQASAVEKRMNEILNSPMHQWFIGKMSPAEKEARKKASDAFKKRYAQ; encoded by the coding sequence ATGAGTTTAAATACAAAGAAAGTGGTGGTAGCTGTCCTTTCTATTTTTTTTATGCTCTCTCTTCTTATCGTTGCCTGGATAGAGGGAGGGAGAAATCGAGTATTAGATCATCCCAATGCAGTGGTTACGTCAGAAAATAAAGATTGCGTATCCTGTCATACAACCAAAACACCGGGTATCGTCGGACAGTGGAAAGAAAGTAAGCACTCACAAAGTGGTGTGGGTTGTTATAATTGTCATAAAGCCGATAAGGGTGATAAGGATGCCTTTGAACACGAGGGAAAAACGATTGCAACTATCGTATCTCCAAAGGATTGCTCTAACTGTCACCCCAAAGAATATAAAGAATTTCAGGATAGTCACCATTCCGATGCAGGAAAAATATTGGGAAGTCTTGATAACGTTTTAGCAGAAGTTGTAGAGGGCTTTACAGAGTTTAACGAAAAGGGAGAGAAAACGAAAGAGTCTCCTGCTGCCGTATCGGGTTGTTTACAATGCCACGGTTCTGAAATTAAAGTATTAGCCAATGGTAAATTAGATCCGGCAACCTGGCCCAATACAGGTATCGGTCGTTTGAACCCGGATGGTTCAAGAGGAGCCTGTTCGGCCTGTCACATGAGGCATAATTTCTCCATGGCACAATCCAGACAGCCCGAAAACTGCGGTAGATGTCATATGGGTCCCGATCATCCTCAATTAGAAATTTATAATGAATCCAAACACGGAATTGCTTTTACTGCTAACCGGGAACGATTTGTAAAAGGAATGAACGAAAGAGAATGGCTTCCCGGAACTCATTATGAGCAGGGACCTACCTGTTCGAGTTGTCATATGGGAGCTACAAAAGATTTACCTATCACACACGATGTGGGAGCGCGTATTTCCTGGACACTCAGACCTCCGGTTTCAGAAAAGATAGATGAAGGCGCGAAAAAATCCGGAAAGACAGTAAAAACCTGGGAGAACCGTCGTAAAGACATGGAAAAGGTTTGTAAGAGCTGTCACGGTGATGAATGGATTGCAAACTGGTATAAGCAGTTTGATAATCTCGTAGAACTTTATAACGGTAAATTTGGAAAACCGGCTACGGAACTATATAATATGATTCGCTCCGGGGGCTTAATTTCTGCTGATGTTACTTTTGATGATAAGATAGAGTTCACCTATTTCTTCTTATGGCACCATGAAGGTCGTAGAGCCAGACACGGAGCAGCCATGATGGGGCCGGACTATACACAATGGCACGGAATGTATGAGGTAGCTGACAGGTTCTACCACGAATTCATTCCTGAGTTAAAAGAAGTAATCGAAAAAGGAAAACGTTCGGGTAAAGCAGCCCAGGCCTCTGCCGTGGAAAAACGGATGAATGAGATTTTAAACAGTCCTATGCACCAGTGGTTCATAGGGAAAATGAGTCCTGCTGAAAAAGAAGCCCGCAAGAAAGCTTCGGATGCTTTTAAGAAGCGTTATGCGCAGTAG
- a CDS encoding chaperone NapD — MPVSSLIVEVVPGKEEEVIQSLLHIRGVSVENVENSHLVVVTDTSTLEEDTEVTEKISSVKDVVLTNIVFTNIEDTFIDESGEFSYE, encoded by the coding sequence ATGCCTGTTTCTTCCTTAATAGTAGAGGTAGTTCCGGGTAAAGAAGAAGAGGTGATTCAATCTCTTCTTCATATTCGAGGAGTAAGTGTAGAAAATGTCGAGAACTCACATTTGGTTGTAGTCACCGATACTTCTACCTTAGAAGAAGACACGGAAGTTACTGAAAAGATTAGTAGTGTAAAAGATGTAGTACTTACGAATATTGTATTTACAAATATTGAAGATACTTTTATAGATGAGTCAGGAGAATTTAGTTATGAATAG
- a CDS encoding molybdopterin-dependent oxidoreductase, whose protein sequence is MNSPSERVSRKGFIKKVAAAYAASVAGSSIFTNCKKESSEKLLNDAEIKWSKAPCRFCGTGCGVMVGVKNDKVVAVAGDKQNPVNKGLLCVKGYHLPAILYGKDRLKKPQIRKNGKLTESTWEEALSLIAAKFKESVEKHGKDSVALYGSGQWTIQDGYAGSKWMKGGIGTNNIEANARLCMASAVTGFITTFGKDEPMGCYDDFEKGDVFVLWGNNMAEMHPVLFSRILERKRTASWVKIVDIGTRHTRTTESSDLFLEFRPHSDLAIANAICHEIVRLGRVNEDFIKKHVLFKKGENDIGFGLEEEKNPKDPLAAELVSFDEYKKFLETYTPEYASRISGVPASKIQELASWFADPEKKVVSLWCMGMNQHSRGTWINNLVYNIHLLTGKISEPGNGPFSLTGQPSACGTVREVGTLTHALPAGRVVKNPVHRAEVEKVWGVPAGTIPDKPSNHTIAMFRKLKAGTLKVMWIQVTNPMVTLPDRDKFLKGIREHKPFIVVSDVYPTPTTEIADVILPSAMWVEREACFGNSERRTQQWNKLVSAVGESKADSWQLIEVARRMGFEKLFPWKTEEEQGKGLFEEYRSLTLGTGKDVGSYELLQKVRGLRWPVVDGKETRWRYREGYDPYVKKGEGISFYGNKAHQNKAIIWLRPYQAPPEEPDKEYPFWLCTGRVLEHWHTGSMTRRVPQLHRAVPASYIELNSEDARSLSISDGNQVKVISKRGSIILPARVNGRGNPPSGSVFVPFFDESKIINVVTLDAHCPISKQPDYKKCAVRIEKVG, encoded by the coding sequence ATGAATAGTCCTTCTGAAAGGGTTTCACGAAAAGGATTTATTAAGAAAGTTGCTGCTGCCTATGCAGCTTCTGTTGCGGGAAGTAGTATTTTTACGAATTGTAAAAAAGAATCTTCCGAGAAACTTCTAAACGATGCAGAAATCAAATGGAGCAAAGCTCCCTGTCGTTTTTGTGGAACCGGTTGCGGAGTTATGGTCGGGGTGAAAAATGATAAGGTCGTTGCCGTTGCCGGAGACAAACAAAATCCGGTAAATAAAGGCTTACTCTGTGTAAAAGGCTATCATTTGCCGGCAATTCTCTACGGGAAGGATAGACTTAAGAAACCGCAGATTCGAAAAAATGGAAAACTTACAGAGAGTACCTGGGAAGAAGCTCTAAGTCTTATCGCAGCTAAATTCAAAGAATCTGTAGAAAAACACGGGAAAGATTCGGTAGCATTGTACGGATCCGGACAATGGACAATTCAGGATGGCTATGCCGGTTCTAAGTGGATGAAAGGTGGAATCGGAACCAATAATATCGAAGCAAATGCCCGTTTATGTATGGCGAGTGCTGTTACCGGTTTTATTACAACCTTCGGTAAAGACGAGCCCATGGGTTGTTACGATGATTTTGAGAAAGGTGATGTGTTTGTTCTGTGGGGAAATAATATGGCGGAAATGCACCCGGTTTTATTCTCACGCATTTTAGAACGTAAAAGAACGGCTTCCTGGGTCAAAATTGTTGATATTGGAACGAGGCATACCAGAACCACTGAATCTTCTGATTTATTTTTGGAATTTCGTCCCCATTCCGATCTGGCTATCGCCAATGCTATCTGCCATGAGATTGTTCGTCTCGGAAGAGTAAACGAAGATTTTATCAAAAAACATGTATTGTTTAAGAAAGGCGAGAATGATATAGGCTTTGGTCTCGAGGAAGAAAAAAATCCAAAAGATCCTTTAGCAGCGGAACTGGTTAGCTTTGATGAATATAAGAAGTTTTTAGAAACTTATACTCCTGAATATGCTTCCAGGATAAGCGGAGTTCCCGCGAGTAAAATACAGGAACTGGCTTCCTGGTTTGCAGACCCGGAAAAGAAAGTAGTCAGTCTCTGGTGTATGGGTATGAACCAGCATTCGAGAGGAACTTGGATTAATAATCTTGTATACAACATTCACCTTCTAACAGGTAAAATCAGTGAACCGGGAAATGGTCCTTTTTCTTTAACCGGTCAACCGAGTGCCTGCGGAACGGTTCGAGAAGTAGGAACTCTGACTCATGCTTTACCGGCAGGAAGAGTAGTTAAAAATCCGGTTCACAGGGCTGAAGTAGAAAAAGTCTGGGGAGTGCCTGCCGGAACCATACCCGATAAACCTTCTAATCATACGATTGCTATGTTCCGTAAGTTAAAAGCCGGAACCTTAAAAGTGATGTGGATACAGGTCACTAATCCTATGGTAACTCTTCCTGATAGAGATAAGTTCTTGAAAGGAATTCGAGAACATAAACCCTTTATTGTTGTTTCCGATGTTTATCCGACACCTACTACTGAAATTGCAGATGTAATATTGCCATCAGCGATGTGGGTTGAGAGAGAAGCCTGTTTTGGAAATAGTGAAAGAAGGACTCAGCAATGGAATAAGCTGGTAAGCGCTGTCGGAGAAAGTAAAGCAGATTCCTGGCAGCTCATCGAAGTAGCCAGGCGGATGGGTTTTGAGAAGCTTTTTCCCTGGAAAACAGAAGAAGAGCAGGGGAAAGGTCTTTTTGAAGAATATCGTAGTTTAACCCTCGGAACCGGAAAAGATGTGGGTTCTTATGAATTACTACAAAAAGTCAGAGGACTACGCTGGCCGGTAGTCGATGGAAAGGAAACGCGCTGGCGCTACAGGGAAGGTTATGATCCTTATGTAAAGAAAGGAGAAGGAATTTCTTTCTATGGAAATAAGGCTCATCAGAATAAAGCAATTATTTGGTTAAGGCCCTATCAGGCTCCTCCGGAAGAACCTGATAAAGAATATCCATTCTGGCTTTGTACGGGAAGAGTATTGGAACACTGGCATACAGGTTCTATGACCCGAAGGGTTCCGCAACTTCATAGAGCTGTACCGGCTTCTTATATCGAATTGAATTCGGAAGACGCTCGCTCTTTGAGCATTAGTGATGGCAATCAGGTGAAAGTAATTAGCAAAAGAGGAAGCATTATTCTTCCGGCAAGGGTGAACGGTCGGGGAAATCCGCCTTCCGGATCTGTTTTTGTACCTTTCTTTGATGAGTCAAAGATAATAAATGTGGTAACTCTTGATGCCCATTGTCCCATTTCCAAGCAGCCCGATTATAAAAAATGTGCGGTTCGTATTGAAAAAGTAGGCTAA
- a CDS encoding nitrate reductase cytochrome c-type subunit has translation MKILTLLFSFLMLFACKSEKEAKLDSFREKRYTNRAYEGAPPTIPHSVEEWGRENCLSCHEEGKAAREGKLAKVTPHAFQLSCRQCHVPSVSNSQFQKTDFVGYRLTGVLNKVQALSPPYIPHRLQDRKNCIACHLSESSPEILKPAHGLRVNCLQCHVPQR, from the coding sequence ATGAAAATCCTTACTCTTTTATTTTCCTTTTTAATGCTGTTTGCCTGTAAATCAGAAAAGGAGGCGAAACTGGACTCTTTTAGAGAAAAGCGATATACGAACCGAGCTTATGAAGGAGCTCCCCCAACCATCCCTCATTCTGTAGAAGAATGGGGGCGGGAGAATTGCCTTTCCTGTCATGAAGAAGGTAAAGCTGCCAGGGAAGGGAAACTTGCAAAAGTTACACCTCATGCTTTTCAATTAAGTTGCAGACAATGTCACGTTCCTTCTGTATCAAACTCTCAGTTTCAGAAGACAGATTTTGTGGGTTATAGATTGACAGGGGTTTTAAATAAGGTTCAGGCCCTTTCTCCACCCTATATCCCCCATCGTTTGCAGGACAGGAAAAATTGTATAGCCTGTCACTTAAGTGAGAGTAGTCCGGAAATTCTAAAACCTGCTCATGGACTGAGGGTGAATTGTTTGCAATGCCACGTACCTCAACGATAA